The Pristiophorus japonicus isolate sPriJap1 chromosome 3, sPriJap1.hap1, whole genome shotgun sequence genome has a segment encoding these proteins:
- the LOC139260376 gene encoding interferon-induced protein with tetratricopeptide repeats 5-like — translation MENVEWDDLQERLNYIIESDIVKYQAMTYNLLAFVNCTRGNCEKSVNNLWKAEEILRKNHKFEIEKWSIITYGNSAWVYYHVGELAEAQSYLDELERICQQFTDGSQYTALIPEVYGEKGWSLLKCGRKYYEEANECIEKALEGDPDDIEWNAAYATVVFRLKETFEDPQRPEHCKVVKQLRRALALNPNDSFVKIMLALRLQEFNQIDEYYRLLEEVLLESPDDPYITQYAAKALRKQGSVEYSLQLLKKALKVKSSSALLHHEIGLCYKAQLKPHRKYFARADSRKLIELCKYHFQKAYEQKPSLTFAILHLAELHAICGEYFKADDIYTNLLRNKDYSPLNKRLIHWDYGLYQLYKKGSQLNAIHHFKECLKLKVKTNKNEECRAKLKRIAEDRMSKDSRDSVAFGILGLIHQVDGKKSEAIEYFENALECDRDNEEFQSALRLRTYHQG, via the exons ATGGAAAATGTTGAGTGGGATGATTTGCAGGAACGACTAAACTATATAATAGAGTCTGATATTGTGAAATATCAAGCTATGACTTACAATCTACTTGCTTTTGTAAACTGTACGAGAGGCAACTGTGAGAAGTCGGTCAATAATTTATGGAAAGCTGAAGAAATTCTGAGGAAAAATCACAAATTTGAAATAGAAAAATGGAGCATCATCACCTATGGAAACTCTGCCTGGGTATATTATCATGTGGGAGAACTGGCAGAGGCCCAGTCCTACCTCGACGAGCTGGAGAGGATCTGTCAACAATTTACTGATGGCTCTCAGTATACAGCACTGATACCTGAAGTATacggggagaagggttggtcactgttgaaatgtggcagGAAATATTATGAAGAGGCAAATGAATGTATTGAGAAGGCTCTGGAGGGGGATCCTGATGACATTGAATGGAACGCAGCTTATGCAACTGTTGTGTTTCGACTTAAAGAAACCTTTGAAGACCCACAGCGTCCTGAACACTGCAAGGTAGTGAAGCAGTTACGCCGCGCATTAGCACTGAACCCAAATGACTCGTTTGTCAAGATCATGTTGGCTCTGAGACTACAGGAATTCAATCAAATAGATGAATATTACAGATTACTTGAAGAAGTGCTGCTGGAGTCTCCTGATGATCCATATATAACTCAATATGCAGCCAAAGCTTTAAGAAAACAAGGATCTGTTGAATATTCCTTACAGCTATTGAAAAAGGCACTGAAGGTTAAATCCTCTTCTGCACTTCTTCACCATGAGATCGGCTTATGTTACAAAGCTCAGCTGAAACCTCACCGGAAATACTTTGCTCGTGCAGACAGCAGAAAATTGATTGAACTTTGCAAGTACCATTTCCAAAAAGCGTATGAACAGAAACCCTCGCTTACTTTTGCAATACTTCATTTGGCGGAACTCCACGCAATATGTGGAGAATATTTCAAAGCCGATGATATCTACACCAACCTGCTTAGAAATAAAGATTACAGCCCTTTGAATAAACGATTAATACATTgggactatggattgtaccagctgTATAAGAAAGGATCCCAGCTGAATGCCATTCATCATTTCAAGGAATGCTTAAAACTCAAAGTTAAGACCAACAAGAATGAGGAATGCCGCGCAAAATTGAAACGTATTGCTGAAGATCGAATGAGTAAAGATTCAAGAGACAGTGTAGCTTTTGGTATATTGGGACTAATACACCAGGTTGATGGCAAGAAATCAGAAGCCATTGAATACTTTGAGAATGCCCTGGAGTGTGATCGTGACAATGAAGAATTTCAAAGTGCTCTAC gtcttcgtacttaccatcagggttag